The following coding sequences lie in one Sinorhizobium fredii USDA 257 genomic window:
- a CDS encoding DUF6101 family protein, with product MRNTLSQPAWAGNTLRLDPKRFPQQATYVLRGDVGNVSISLDHRGAVLRKVLPSSGLPLSIALPARAFKGVAARAIDHGDGEVTVTLELHHDDPDLCIPLLVAHDLSDIAADWRAWAEAYRIPMLMVEADGVARPLEEHLGEIRTAPVKPRRRHSFFAERRPRFLVRRSTGKLGVHMKIDGREIIARS from the coding sequence ATGCGCAACACACTTTCTCAACCGGCTTGGGCCGGAAATACGCTGCGGCTCGACCCGAAGCGTTTTCCCCAGCAGGCGACCTATGTCCTGCGCGGCGATGTGGGCAATGTGAGCATCAGCCTCGACCACCGTGGCGCCGTTCTGCGCAAGGTGCTACCATCCAGCGGCCTGCCCCTTTCGATCGCCTTGCCTGCGCGAGCTTTCAAGGGCGTGGCTGCGCGGGCCATCGACCATGGCGACGGGGAGGTAACTGTGACGCTGGAGCTTCATCACGACGATCCGGATCTTTGCATCCCGTTGCTCGTTGCGCATGATTTATCCGACATCGCGGCCGACTGGCGTGCCTGGGCGGAGGCCTATCGCATCCCGATGCTGATGGTCGAAGCGGACGGGGTCGCCCGGCCGCTGGAAGAACATCTCGGCGAGATCCGCACCGCACCGGTGAAGCCGCGCCGGCGCCACTCCTTCTTTGCCGAGCGCCGTCCACGCTTCCTCGTGCGCCGCTCCACCGGCAAGCTCGGTGTGCATATGAAAATCGACGGCCGCGAGATCATCGCTCGGTCCTGA
- a CDS encoding putative bifunctional diguanylate cyclase/phosphodiesterase, protein MTLSKRALFLIFPVVLLGYLLAALSVYFAQERSIQALEKAKLSQRLEHAAAVFQNEVQRSKSFLNAILNGNVLRQFVAETDERYRATALGARLQESIKSLSEDPIAYISFAVLNSRTETEYYFENSWDPFAEIDEPQRDLARKLIAGKRLSDLTYLEPTGDRPRIVYSLFVDPVTFGRPMPNNKASALLMQIAVLPDRFLAMQAALKKEYGADIVLQPWPLAVTDKLSASTPLGTQLYATIVVPDAYFEAQVLRRKVLLACGALAMSLICIFLIVLLLRRFITGPIASLDADVTAVMNGERDDIRDMDEAGEIGRLTHNIRELHSQSAHALRLVQQKSWTDTLTGIHNRGRFNTLAAGVVEQAIACGEKCSLLFIDIDNFKFVNDKHGHDIGDDLLKTLAVRIGQTVETITRRRQLETAILARLSGDEFAVLVRSNPGEGTVREISDAILALFDGGFEVSGKRYPVTASIGVAICPDDATNVAELISNADAAMYQAKSGGRNRSSRFSRALHDKRTRLRQIQEELRGLDPDEQFRLVYMPIVNVRGQVTGCEALLRWHSPVLGTVTPDEFVPIAESSGLFTKIDWWVINKAMSDCRQLKALFGQDTVLAINISSAELHSRALGDYLSDCAARHRLETRSIDIELTETFAVKISDQLRQNIDELRHKGFRLSIDDFGAGYTSIEQIIDYAADTIKLDRALVTNLTASHSLSVLKAVVALCHAKDMAVIGEGVDTPEKLAMLTAAGCDRFQGYLISKPLSLDDLAIWALTRTAQHVKERPADEHSGSSRRNSTSKARW, encoded by the coding sequence GTGACCCTCAGCAAGCGCGCACTTTTCCTAATCTTTCCCGTCGTGCTGCTCGGCTACCTTCTCGCAGCGCTCTCGGTCTATTTCGCCCAGGAGCGCTCCATTCAGGCACTGGAGAAGGCGAAGCTTTCCCAACGGCTGGAGCACGCTGCCGCGGTTTTCCAGAACGAGGTCCAGCGCAGCAAGAGTTTTCTCAATGCTATCCTGAACGGTAACGTTCTGCGCCAATTCGTCGCCGAGACCGACGAGCGATACCGCGCCACCGCGCTCGGCGCGCGTCTGCAGGAGAGCATAAAATCGCTATCCGAGGATCCGATAGCTTATATCTCCTTTGCCGTCCTCAACTCGCGAACAGAGACCGAATACTATTTCGAGAACAGTTGGGATCCCTTTGCCGAGATCGACGAACCGCAGCGCGATCTTGCAAGAAAGTTGATCGCCGGCAAGCGGCTGAGCGACTTGACCTATCTTGAGCCAACCGGCGACCGTCCGCGGATCGTCTACTCCCTCTTCGTCGACCCGGTTACCTTTGGCCGTCCCATGCCGAACAACAAGGCCAGTGCGTTGCTGATGCAGATAGCCGTCCTGCCGGACCGGTTCCTCGCAATGCAGGCAGCTCTGAAGAAGGAGTATGGAGCCGACATCGTTCTCCAGCCATGGCCGCTCGCCGTCACCGATAAGCTTTCCGCGAGTACGCCGCTCGGAACGCAGCTTTACGCCACGATCGTCGTCCCGGACGCCTATTTCGAGGCTCAAGTGCTGCGCCGAAAGGTGCTGCTTGCTTGCGGTGCTCTCGCCATGAGCCTGATCTGCATCTTCTTGATCGTGCTATTGTTAAGGCGTTTCATCACCGGGCCGATCGCCAGCCTCGACGCCGACGTCACGGCGGTGATGAACGGCGAGCGTGACGACATCAGGGACATGGACGAAGCGGGTGAGATCGGGCGCCTGACCCATAACATCCGCGAGCTTCATTCCCAGTCCGCCCATGCCCTGCGGCTCGTGCAGCAGAAGTCGTGGACCGACACGCTGACCGGCATCCACAACCGCGGACGTTTCAACACACTCGCGGCCGGCGTCGTCGAGCAAGCCATCGCTTGCGGCGAGAAGTGCAGCCTGCTGTTCATCGACATCGACAATTTCAAATTCGTCAACGACAAGCACGGCCACGATATCGGGGACGATTTGCTCAAGACGCTTGCGGTGCGCATTGGACAAACCGTCGAGACCATCACGCGGCGGAGGCAGCTGGAGACGGCCATCCTCGCTCGCCTTTCCGGCGACGAATTTGCGGTTCTGGTGCGATCGAACCCGGGCGAAGGCACTGTCCGGGAGATCTCGGACGCGATCCTCGCCCTGTTTGACGGCGGCTTCGAAGTTTCCGGCAAACGCTATCCGGTGACGGCGAGCATCGGCGTGGCCATCTGCCCGGACGATGCGACCAATGTCGCCGAACTGATATCCAATGCAGATGCGGCCATGTACCAGGCGAAGTCCGGCGGCAGGAACCGCTCCTCCCGCTTCTCTCGTGCGCTGCATGACAAGCGTACCCGGCTGCGCCAGATCCAGGAGGAACTGCGGGGCCTCGATCCTGACGAGCAGTTTCGCCTTGTCTACATGCCGATCGTCAACGTGCGCGGCCAAGTCACGGGCTGCGAGGCGCTGTTGCGCTGGCATTCGCCCGTTCTCGGCACCGTTACGCCTGACGAATTCGTACCGATTGCCGAAAGCTCCGGTCTTTTCACCAAGATCGACTGGTGGGTCATCAACAAGGCGATGTCCGACTGCCGTCAGTTGAAGGCACTCTTCGGGCAAGATACGGTGCTGGCGATCAACATCTCTTCGGCGGAGCTGCATTCACGCGCGCTCGGCGACTATCTGTCGGATTGCGCGGCCCGCCATCGGCTCGAAACGCGATCGATCGACATCGAGCTCACCGAGACATTCGCCGTCAAGATCAGCGACCAGTTGAGGCAGAACATTGACGAGCTGCGCCACAAGGGCTTCCGCCTGTCGATCGACGACTTCGGCGCCGGCTACACCTCGATCGAGCAGATCATCGACTACGCCGCGGACACCATCAAGCTGGACCGGGCGCTCGTTACCAACCTCACCGCGTCGCACTCCCTTTCCGTCCTCAAGGCAGTCGTCGCACTCTGCCATGCGAAGGACATGGCGGTGATCGGCGAAGGCGTCGATACGCCGGAAAAGCTGGCTATGCTCACGGCAGCCGGCTGCGACCGCTTCCAGGGCTATCTGATCAGCAAGCCGCTTTCGCTCGACGACCTGGCGATCTGGGCGCTCACCCGGACGGCGCAGCATGTCAAGGAACGCCCCGCCGACGAGCACTCCGGCAGCAGCCGTCGGAACTCGACATCCAAAGCACGGTGGTGA
- a CDS encoding MFS transporter, protein MSSVTAGSINPEKTAFSVILAVSFCHMLNDIMQSLLTALYPLLKANYALDFVQIGLLTFTFQVTASMLQPAVGIVTDRWALPYTLPVAMLSTCSGLILLAHADHFWMLLLAASLIGVGSAIFHPESSRVARLASGGRHGLAQSLFQVGGNAGSALGPLLAAFIVLPFGQGSLSWFSIVAIIGFFVLSWVSTWYVRHRRSTMSRAALSRALPLPKARVLWTVAILVLLTATKNVYLASVSSYFTFFVIEKFGTSVQQAQLMLFLFLGSAAAGTFLGGPIGDRYGARFVIWLSILGVIPFALMLPYANLFWTGVLSVVIGLVFSSAFSAIVVFAQELVPGRVGLIAGVFFGFAFGFGGIGAAVLGIFADSHGIEFVYQLCSYLPLLGIFTVFLPKIPSRRCMSP, encoded by the coding sequence ATGTCTTCGGTCACGGCGGGCAGCATCAATCCGGAAAAGACGGCCTTCTCCGTCATTCTTGCCGTCAGCTTCTGCCATATGCTGAACGACATCATGCAATCGCTGCTGACGGCGCTCTATCCGTTGCTCAAGGCGAACTACGCTCTGGACTTCGTGCAGATCGGCCTGTTGACCTTCACCTTCCAGGTCACGGCCTCGATGCTGCAGCCAGCCGTCGGCATCGTCACCGACCGCTGGGCACTCCCCTACACCTTGCCGGTTGCGATGCTGTCGACCTGTTCGGGACTGATTCTTCTCGCCCATGCCGATCACTTCTGGATGCTCCTGCTGGCGGCAAGCCTGATCGGCGTCGGTTCGGCGATCTTCCATCCCGAGTCGTCGCGTGTCGCGCGGCTCGCCTCGGGCGGTCGCCACGGGCTGGCGCAGTCACTGTTTCAGGTCGGCGGCAACGCCGGCAGCGCATTGGGCCCGCTCCTTGCCGCCTTCATCGTCCTGCCTTTCGGGCAGGGCAGCCTCAGCTGGTTTTCGATCGTCGCCATTATCGGCTTCTTCGTGCTGTCCTGGGTGAGCACCTGGTACGTGCGGCATCGCCGCTCGACAATGAGCCGCGCCGCCCTGAGCCGGGCCCTGCCCCTGCCGAAAGCCCGAGTCCTTTGGACGGTCGCGATTCTCGTGCTGCTGACGGCGACGAAGAATGTCTATCTCGCCAGCGTCTCCAGCTATTTCACCTTCTTCGTCATCGAAAAGTTCGGCACCAGCGTGCAGCAGGCGCAACTGATGCTGTTTCTTTTCCTCGGATCCGCGGCGGCCGGAACCTTCCTCGGCGGGCCCATCGGCGACCGCTACGGCGCGCGTTTCGTCATCTGGCTGTCGATCCTCGGCGTCATTCCCTTCGCGCTCATGCTTCCCTACGCCAACCTGTTCTGGACAGGCGTGCTCAGCGTGGTGATCGGCCTCGTCTTTTCGTCGGCCTTCTCCGCGATCGTCGTCTTCGCCCAGGAGCTCGTCCCCGGCCGCGTCGGCCTCATCGCTGGCGTCTTCTTCGGCTTTGCCTTCGGTTTCGGCGGCATCGGCGCGGCGGTGCTCGGCATCTTCGCGGACAGCCATGGGATCGAATTCGTCTACCAGCTCTGCTCCTATCTACCGTTGCTCGGCATCTTCACCGTGTTCCTGCCGAAAATACCGTCGCGCCGCTGCATGTCTCCTTAA
- the ubiA gene encoding 4-hydroxybenzoate octaprenyltransferase, giving the protein MNTSSVDSGRVHDAPSKNWVYRVLPRALWPYAQLARWDRPIGWQLLMWPCLWSAALAAGTAAALGSFSPARFLFHVLLFVAGAIAMRGAGCTYNDIVDHEIDMEVARTRSRPLPSGRVTRTQAKAFMVLQALVGLFVLLQFNAFTILLGIVSLALVAIYPFAKRFTDWPQFFLGLAFSWGAIMGWSAEFGSLSFAAVLLYTAAIAWTIGYDTIYAYQDREDDELIGVRSTARRFGDNPRPWLMGLYGLTVLLMFFAFLAGGAGFFAHLGLAVAAVMLAYQILVLNIHDAEQCLALFKFNSVVGLIVFAGLVLALLLRLI; this is encoded by the coding sequence ATGAACACGTCATCCGTCGATTCCGGCCGCGTGCACGATGCGCCGTCGAAGAACTGGGTCTACCGCGTGCTGCCGCGGGCGCTCTGGCCCTATGCGCAACTTGCCCGTTGGGATCGGCCGATCGGCTGGCAATTGCTGATGTGGCCCTGCCTTTGGTCCGCCGCGCTGGCGGCGGGGACCGCAGCGGCGCTCGGCAGCTTCTCCCCGGCACGCTTCCTCTTCCATGTCCTTCTCTTCGTTGCCGGGGCGATCGCCATGCGCGGCGCCGGCTGCACCTATAACGATATCGTCGATCACGAGATCGATATGGAAGTCGCCCGCACCCGTTCGAGGCCGCTGCCGTCCGGTCGCGTCACCCGCACCCAGGCGAAGGCCTTCATGGTGCTGCAGGCGCTCGTGGGTCTCTTCGTTCTGCTGCAGTTCAATGCCTTCACGATCCTTCTCGGCATCGTCTCGCTGGCTCTGGTGGCAATCTATCCTTTCGCCAAGCGGTTTACCGACTGGCCGCAATTCTTCCTCGGTCTGGCATTTTCCTGGGGCGCCATCATGGGGTGGTCGGCGGAATTCGGGTCGCTGTCGTTCGCCGCCGTCCTGCTCTACACCGCAGCAATCGCCTGGACCATCGGCTACGATACGATCTATGCATATCAGGACAGGGAAGACGACGAATTGATCGGCGTCCGCTCGACGGCACGCCGCTTCGGCGACAATCCGCGCCCCTGGCTGATGGGGCTCTACGGCTTGACCGTTCTCCTGATGTTTTTCGCATTTCTGGCTGGCGGGGCTGGTTTTTTCGCCCATCTCGGCCTCGCGGTGGCGGCTGTCATGCTCGCCTATCAGATCCTGGTGCTGAACATCCACGACGCCGAACAGTGCCTTGCACTCTTCAAATTCAACAGTGTCGTCGGGCTGATCGTCTTCGCCGGGCTAGTGCTTGCGCTTCTGCTGCGTCTGATATGA
- a CDS encoding AraC family transcriptional regulator: MVRSNRNYLPELPDADHFRNLEWIEKANAPVLAIGRDYGCGLIVPLHSHTRTQLWWARSGVVLVHTAEGRWMIPPGHALLIPAGMEHSAEMVSDVRMHSIYIAAMNRAQRPLVLEISALAGSLIDELVRTENETSSERREQLIMDLLLEEIPRLAVRPLGLPFPQDRSLASLCRKFLEAPSASANIDQWADVLGISRRSFTRFFRRETGISFVTWRQQACIFASLPRIADGEPITTVALDAGYENVAAFTTMFRRMLGAPPSLYLRGRDV; the protein is encoded by the coding sequence ATGGTGAGATCGAACCGAAATTACTTGCCGGAACTGCCGGATGCGGATCACTTCAGGAATCTGGAGTGGATCGAGAAGGCGAATGCTCCCGTCCTGGCAATCGGAAGAGACTATGGCTGCGGGCTTATCGTGCCGCTGCACAGCCACACACGAACACAGCTCTGGTGGGCGCGCTCCGGTGTGGTTCTCGTGCACACGGCAGAGGGGCGATGGATGATCCCTCCCGGCCATGCCCTGCTCATTCCTGCCGGCATGGAGCACTCGGCCGAGATGGTCAGCGACGTTCGGATGCATTCGATCTACATCGCGGCCATGAACCGGGCGCAGCGGCCTCTGGTGTTGGAGATCTCGGCGCTGGCCGGCAGCCTCATCGACGAACTGGTCCGTACCGAGAACGAGACTTCGTCCGAACGGCGCGAGCAACTGATCATGGACCTGTTGCTCGAAGAGATTCCGCGTCTCGCGGTGCGGCCGCTGGGTCTGCCCTTTCCACAGGACCGCAGTCTCGCCAGCCTCTGCCGGAAATTCCTGGAGGCGCCTTCGGCCAGCGCCAACATCGATCAGTGGGCCGATGTTCTCGGCATCAGCCGGCGTTCCTTTACGCGGTTCTTTCGGCGCGAGACGGGCATCAGCTTCGTCACATGGCGTCAGCAGGCCTGCATCTTTGCCTCGCTGCCGCGCATTGCCGATGGCGAGCCGATCACCACTGTCGCGCTCGATGCCGGCTATGAGAATGTGGCTGCTTTCACCACCATGTTCCGCCGCATGCTGGGTGCCCCGCCGAGCCTTTATCTGCGCGGCCGCGATGTCTGA
- a CDS encoding polyamine ABC transporter substrate-binding protein translates to MRRRAATSFFLATLLCAAASRAETLNLLIWEAYIDQGLIDRWTQETGVAIRQINFDSDDARDEILANPSNSIDLVVVDENGAHLFGKKGILETLREDNLPALADYAPEWRDRCAGYGLPYFSGTVGILYRSDVIAQPPTSWQDLMRPAASLKKHVAMFDDHTELFVPPLMLLGASINTSDTGTLKAAFDLLKAQAPAVLTYDYVITAIQDQATGKDIHMALGYSGDQHVLNDKVDRRGLWRYVVPQEGTLSWLDCVSVIASSPHKQRALEFLDFIGSPESAAANALALTMPTTSSAALKLLPEAMRSDPEIYPPAATLAKSQYQQELSIQSVQARRRIISTLANFQ, encoded by the coding sequence ATGAGAAGGCGTGCGGCGACATCCTTCTTCCTGGCGACATTGCTGTGCGCGGCCGCAAGCCGTGCCGAAACGCTCAACCTGTTGATCTGGGAAGCTTATATCGACCAGGGTCTCATCGACCGCTGGACGCAGGAGACGGGCGTCGCAATCCGACAGATAAACTTCGATAGCGACGACGCACGCGATGAGATTCTCGCCAATCCCAGCAACAGTATCGATCTCGTCGTCGTCGATGAGAACGGCGCGCATCTTTTCGGCAAGAAGGGCATTCTCGAAACCCTTCGTGAAGACAATTTGCCCGCGCTCGCAGACTACGCGCCAGAATGGCGGGATCGATGCGCCGGATACGGGCTTCCCTATTTCTCCGGAACGGTCGGCATTCTCTATCGCTCCGATGTTATCGCGCAGCCGCCGACATCCTGGCAGGACCTGATGCGCCCCGCAGCGTCGCTCAAGAAGCATGTTGCGATGTTCGACGACCACACCGAACTCTTCGTGCCACCGCTGATGCTGCTCGGCGCGTCCATCAATACCAGCGATACCGGGACCCTGAAGGCTGCGTTCGATCTGCTAAAGGCACAGGCCCCAGCCGTGCTGACCTACGACTATGTCATTACCGCCATCCAGGACCAGGCGACCGGCAAAGACATCCATATGGCGCTCGGCTACAGCGGCGATCAGCACGTCCTCAACGACAAGGTCGATAGGCGGGGCCTGTGGCGCTATGTGGTCCCCCAGGAAGGGACGCTTTCGTGGCTCGACTGCGTTTCGGTTATCGCCAGTTCACCTCATAAGCAGCGCGCCCTGGAGTTCCTCGATTTCATAGGTTCGCCGGAAAGCGCCGCCGCCAATGCCCTCGCCTTGACCATGCCGACCACGAGCAGCGCGGCGTTGAAGCTTCTGCCGGAGGCGATGCGCTCCGATCCGGAGATCTACCCGCCGGCCGCGACGCTGGCAAAAAGCCAGTACCAGCAGGAACTTTCAATCCAGTCGGTCCAGGCGCGCCGACGCATCATCAGCACATTGGCGAATTTTCAGTGA